The sequence GCGAAAGTTGCTGTAGAAACGACAACTGTCGGCTATGAAACCACACGGCGCGATCGCGTGATGACGGGAACGGTTACGGCGCAAAAATCAGCAACCCTCACCACTCGTGTCAATGGCATTATTGAACAAATTTTAGTGGAAGAAGGCGATCGCGTGGCAAAAGGCGACCTCATTGCCAAAATTGATGTCCGCGATATCCAAGCCCAAACCAATCAAGCCCAAGCAAGTTTGTCACAAGCGCAATCAGCAGTCAATTCCGCGCGATCGGCTTACTTGACGGCGCAATCCCAAGAAAACCAAGCCCAAGCTGCTGTAGAAGAAGCAAGAGGAGAATTACGGGAAGAAGAAGCGGAATTAAAAGATGCACGGTTGCACCAACAACGGATGTCGATGCTGTATAAAAATGGCGCAGTGAGTAAATCGCGTTTAGATGAAGCAAATGCCCGCTTAGCAAGCAGTGAAGCCCGAATGGAGCAAATTAAAGCCAATATCCAACAAGCCCAAAGCCGAGTGGAACAAGCGCGATCGCAGATGGATCAAGCGCAAAGCAGCATCGAACAAGCCCAAGCTGGGGTTGCCCAAGCCAAAGCCAATTTAGACCAAAGTAGTGCGAATCTCGACTATGGTAACCTCAGAGCACCCTTTGATGGTGTAATTACCAAAAAACAAGCCCATGAAGGGGCAATGGCAGGGGCAATGGCTGGATTTGGACAACCGATTGTCACGGTGGAAACAGTGGATAATCTGGAATTTAAAGTGCCCGTTCCGGAATCACTCCTCGGACAAGTTTCCGTTGGGGAAAGAATTGGCGTTAAAATTGACGCAATTGGACGAGAAGTGGGCGGTGAAATTAAACAAATTGTTCCTAGTGCTGATCCCAAATCCCGTAACTTTATAGTGAAAATTGTTCTGGATGAAGACAAACAAGTCATTCCAGGGATGTTTGGTCGCATTAGCCTTTCCACCCGCGAAGAAGGCACATTAACCATTCCTGAATCCGCCGTCATTGAACGCTTTGGCATTACGGGTGTTTATCGCGTTGTCAATGATCAAGCCCAATTTACAACAGTGACACTTGGTAGTCAGCAAGGGGATCAAATTCAAATTCATTCGGGACTCGAAGCAGGAGACACCATTATCTTAAATCCGTCTGCCGAAGTGAAAGATGGCGCGATCATTGCCAAAAAGTGAAGCGCGATGGCAAGTGAATCTTCTTCGAGATTGAGTTGTTTCCGAATTAAACGGCACAAACTATCTTTAATTTCATTGTGATGTGGGATTGGCACTTTACTTCCCGTCACTGGGTTACGGTAAATGTCATGTTTTGAGCGATGCCGATGCAATATACAACCCGCTTTTTCCAGTTCACGAACAAGTTGTTTACGCTTCATACATCAAGGACAAGTTCCTTGGTTTTGACCTCGGCTGGGGCAGGTTCTTCGTCTATTATCATTAGTTTATAGGCATCTTGTATGTTTTCTTCTAATTCTTCAAGCGTTTCCCCTTGGCTAAACACACCAGGAATACCTCTTAAACGCCCAACGAACCAACCATCATCATGCCAATATTCCAATGTAAATGACTGTGGCATACGTCCTCCAGACTTTAAGGTGTGGTTATATTCTATCGAGAAGATCCCAAACGTTTCAGATTTTGGCAATCAGCGCAAAACCCTGACTTTATAAAAGGTTAGAAAACCTCATCCTCACTATAGATGATTTTTTTCTATTCCCCATGTCCTAATATGAACATATTCAATCTTGTCGAATATAACCAATAAGTTAAAAATGATTAAATTTCTCTCCCAACTCATCCTTTCTTTGTTATTAGCCTTCAGCCTCATTTTGCTTCCCCTTCAACCCGCTTATGCACAACCTCAGGCGGAACAGTTAGCTGATGCTGTACAGGAAATAGAATTCTTAGATTCCATGAGATCGAGCTTAGCTTCCACCTTAGAAGGAACGGATGAAAAACCCACTCTAGAAACCTTCAAAGAAGTGTGTAAACCGGTAGGAATGCGAGCGAAACAACTCAGTCAAGAAAAGCCTTGGGATGTGAAACAAGTTGCAGAAAAATATCGAAATCCTGCTCACGCACCAACTACACGAGAAGCCCTTGCGCTAGAAAAGTTTGCCAATAATCCTGACTTATTTGGTTTCTGGGAAACAACACCAGAAGAAACCTTTTATTATCGACGCATTAATGTCGAAGCAACTTGCTTAAAATGTCATGGTGCAAAAGCGGAACGTCCTGATTTTGTGAAACAACGTTATCCCGAAGATAAAGCCTATGATTTTGAAGTAGGAGACTTACGGGGAATGTATCGCGTTGTACTTCCTGAAATACAACAACAAATTCAAGCTGCTTTACAGTAACCAGTGACCAGTTATCAGTGGATAGTGGATAGTCAAGAAGAAGAAAAACTACAGTAAAACAGTCAGAGAGCCATCGGTTTGAAACCGATGGACGGGGCTTACAAGCGTCGTCACCCTCGTTCCGACGACAGCCCCTCATGAATGGCGAATGAGGACTTTAGTCCTCTGTATCATTTTCCTCTTTGATTCTCAATATACATCTTAATTGTTTCTGAACTGACATTTCCTGCTGTACTTACAAAATAACTGGGACTCCATAAAGTGGGAAGTTTTTTCAATTCGGGAAACTCCCTCCTCAAATTCAGTAGGAATTCAATTTACCGAAACCGAGGAAAGTTACACCTCCCGTAGCTCGTACTTGGATAATGATTACTTACCAGTGTTCGGCGGTGAAAAACCTGCCAACTGGAAAGCATCAGGAAAGAGAGTGAAAAGAGGTTTGTATCAAGCTCGTAACGGTAAGTTAATTAATGCTGACTGTAATGGCGCAGCGAACATCTTAAGAAAGGTAAGTACACAGTTAGGCTTAGGTCTAACCGAGGTATGTCGGGAATGTTTGAGTGTTCCCAAGCGTTATGATATTTTCAGTTCGATGAAGAAATCATATCGTAAACGTGGAGAAACGTATTTACAATGCGTTTCGTAACAACGTTTGGAATCCATGTTTTTCAAAACATGGAGAACTCAACTATATCCACTACCCACTAACTAATGACCAAACAACAAAGAACAAATGATGAAAATTATCTCAAATTGGAAACAACTTTTTTTACTGACTTTCACAGCTATTCTTGCAGTGTTCCTTTTCCTTCCGAATAGTGCAGAAGCCTCCGTCCGCAAAACTGAAGAAGCAGATGGACAAATTCTCTATCAATCTCGCCATCAACTACAAGATAATCAACAACAATCTTGGCAAGTGGTTTTATTCAAAAGAGAAAAAGGAGAAACTGAAACTGATGTCAAGCTCAGATTAGTTGGTTTTCCTGGAAAAGTTGAAGTGACTCATCCCGAACCTTTAGTCATCGAAACCGATCGCGCTGCTTGGCAAGCCGAAGATCTATTTGCTGAAAAATCTCCAGCCCCAAATGTGGGACAATATAACCTCAATAATATTATTCCTGAACTTTCCCCACAAGATAGTCTGGTGCTAAAAATACCAGCAAATGACTATAAAAATCTAACGCTAAAGGTTCCAGGAGTAATCATTTTAGAGTGGAAAATTGTCGCTGGCAATAATGAATCATAGCTGGCATATAGCGTTTCCTAGTTGGTTGAGGTACGTAATGCGAGTCGGTGGATGTTCATGGTTCATGGTTCATGGTTCATGGTTCATTGATTAACAATCAACAAAGAACAAAGAACAAAGAACAAAGAACAACCAACAAAGAACAAAGAACCAATAACGCTTTAAAGCACTATAGTTTATATAATGGAGATATAGAGAGCGTTTGCAAGGTGTCAATCATGGTTAAATATGCCGTTGCAGTGATCAATGGAACTCAAGCCCGTTTCTTCACCTTAGATTCAACTCAATTATTAGCCTTTGAATCCAGTCCCAAGTTAATCGAACAAGAAGGCTTATCTGATTCAACTAAAGAACTTCAAGGTCAAGAACTTTGGGCAAACGTCAAAACTGGGCGTAATATCGGTTCAAATGGTCAAGCCCATAGCTACGATGACCATCGCGACAATCATCAAATTGAATTTGGGAAAAAATTTGCCAATAAAATTCGCAACGCTTTGTTAAATCTTATTAAATCTTATAAAGCTCAAAAATTAGTTTTAGTTGCCGAACCCCAAATTTTAGGATTAATGCGAGAAGTAATGACTGATAATTTGTGGAATCAATTAACTATTACGGAAGTAGCAAAAGATATCTGCTATTTTAATATTAATGAAATTCATGATTATCTAGCAAAAAAAGAACTGTTACCACCCTGCAAAAAAGTTTATCCTCGATCAAATTTTTGAAATAATTGCAGTAATGATCAATGTATCAACATACTCAATTGGGAATACTCACAATTGTTGCTCTCTCTAGTGGCATTATTTTTTCTCTCTGGTTTGCCATCAAGACGCAATGGAGTATCGTCGCTAATGGGGTTTTCGGGATCTTAATTATTTTCCTCTTCTTATTTTATAATTTGACAGTGACAGTCACTTCAGAGACAGTTCATTGTTCATTTGGGATTGGTTTAATTTCAAGAACCATTCCCATCGACCATATTCAACAGGCGGATCCAGTGCGAAATCCTTGGTATTTTGGCTGGGGGATTCGCGTGATTCCTGGAGGATGGATGTTTAATGTTTCAGGGTTAGATGCAGTTGAACTGAAACTGAAATTAAATGGTAAATTTAGAATCGGAACTGACGACCCAGTTGGCTTACTCTCTGCGCTTCAACAAGCCAAGCAACAAACCTGAGCATTTTTCAGCATCAATCGCAAGGAAGGAATCAATACTGTGTTTTAACATCACCTGCGAGGGATTAAAGATAACTGTATGATTATTAATTTATTAATGGAGTTGTCAGAATATAAACTTAGTTAATTATGAATTATCTTGTCCGTCGATTGGTTTTTAGCTTGACCCTAATCGCAGTTATTCTCGGATTAAATGGTATAGTTTCACAACCGGCTAATGCTGAAATTAGCAAGCTGCAAGAAGATGAAAATCAGGTCGTTTATCAATCTCGTCAGAAATTATTTGATCGCTATGATCAGACATGGCAAGCGATCGCGTTTAAGCGGATTGAAGGAGAGAGTGCCAATCACTTTAAAATCCGTCTCTCTGGATTTCCAGGTGCAACAGAAATTGTCCATCCTCACCCCTTAATGATTACCACGCCGACTGGAGAAACCTTCCAAGCAGAAGATGTTTCCGAAGAAGCCTTTGTTGATGAAGCACCAGCAGGAAATATCGGTCAATATGATTTTGAATCCATTATTTCTGAGTTACCAACAAAATTAGAAGTGATCTTTTCTCTTCCCACTGCAGATGAGAAAGAAATCCAGTTAGCGGTTTCTCCTCTCTCCATTCAAGAATGGAAGAAACTTGCTGCTAAAGAATCATAATTGACCAACGGTTAGAGCAGGATAAAATTGCCATGAATCACGGTGGTTTTATCTTGCTTTTTGATTTTGAATCCCGAGAGCAATTACTTTACAGAAGAGGAGAGAGCAAACTGTTGTCTTAACTCCCTGACGGAATAGTCTTGTAAATGAGAAAAGTCAATCTGATTCAAGTTTTTAACCTCTAGCTGACGACCATCAGCAACGCCACGATCAAACTCTTCTCGATCAGACCAACGCAAACGATATTTTTCTGGGTAAATCAATAAGGCAAAAATCTTAAAAATCCACAAATGAATCCGCCGACAGTTGATGTCATTCCCCATCGTAAAGCCAATCACATAGGCTTCACTTTCGGGAGCGCGATCGCGCCCTAGTAAAATATGTAAGCAATCATGATTAAATAAGCTAATATGTCCTGGCAATGCAAGGGGACTCTGGGAATTTTCGAGTAAGCGGACAATCCAAGGAATGGAATTAGCAGAATCGACACTAAAACTTGTCACTTGATCACGCAAACGCTCTGAATGATTGAAGATCATAACTTGTGGCATTAGACTTCCTTCTTTTTTCCAAACGAGCAGAAATTCAGCAAGTTTTCTTAACCACCAACTTATCTAAGTTTTGATCTGGTTTACGGTAAAAAAAGATACCGACTGATAGATTTCTGCATTCACTTACTCAAAAATTGAGTGATGGTTCACAGGAATTTCACATTTTGAGATTAATGAGATTCAGATCTAGTCATATCTTCAATGTCATTTTTGGGAACTTAACTTTTTAAGTATGAGTCTTTAAAATCTGAGTTCTTACTAACTGGAATATCGAACACAATGTTAAACATCATTTATCTTTTGATGAGTGTTACTCTTTTGACGTTAGGAGTGACTTCTCTCTCTGTTAAGGCTCAAACCATACAAGAAGCCAGTCAAAATACTGTTATTGAAGGTAACGAAAACCAAGTCAATCAAGTCATTAACCAATATTACTTTAAAAATCCAGGCAAAGGCGCAATCAGAAGACAAAATTCCCCTTCTGCCGAAATCAATCAGAGAACAAATAATAGAAATAATCGTGAATGGGGTCACAGTCAAGGTGCATCGCAAAAGAAGCCTAAAAAGTAATAAAAATTTTGTTTTTCTGTTGGGAACTATTCAGGAAACAAAGACATCTATTATGATTAACTCACTCCAACAATAAGGATGCAAAGTCATGCTAATGAACCGAAAAAATGTAGCAAGAACAACTAAAAACTTTCTTCTAAGTTTACTTGCTTTTTCAGCTTTGGGCGTGGTTTCTTTACCCGCTAAAGCAGATGACGCTATCATCCAAGATTCTTATCAAGAAACGATTCAGACGGGAGATGGAAATGTTTCGATTCAAGAGTCTTATCAAGAAAGTCACATTAATCGTCATAAGAACCGACATCAATCTGAAGTAGATACAGGCGTTGTACAAAGCAATCGCCAATCCTGTGACCAATATGGTGTCAGCAATCTCTGTGCCCAAACGACCGATCAACGGAGCAATATACGTCATAATGTTCGTCATCGAGGACGTTATTAATCCTTCCATTTAGTTAGTTATTGAGTCCTATTTGATGAAAAATTCAATAGGGCTCAAGACTAGCAATTTTGTCTTGAAAAAATTAAATTGAGGCTTTAACTCATGAAACTTAAACCGCTAATTTTTTGGCTGGTTATGTTAATGGTCTGGATGCCAACCACAGCACAGGGTAATGAAGTGAATGTACAAGCGGGAAATGTCCAGGTCAGAACTGATGCCAATGGCACAATTATTGTTGATACGGGTCGCAATCGAATTCAACTCCAAGGAGATCGATATCGTAAGAATCCTTGGTGGTATTCTGCGCCTAATCATCATTCTCGTAACTACAGGAATTGTACAAGTCACACCTACCAACGCTCAACACAAACCACTCGGGTAAATGGAAAGGTAGAAACCAGTCATATTTCTACTAGCAGTTGTCGTTAATCAATCATTTTCTTCGGAGGTATCTCATGAACATCAGAGGAGTGCTTGCAGGCGGGTTATCTTTGACCAGCTTGGTATTTTTAGTTTCTTCTGACACTCAGTTCGCGCAAGGACAATGTGTACAAGCAGATATCGCTGTTCAATACAATATTAGTGGCTCAAAGCAACCAACAGAACGCAGTAATGACGTTGAGATGCAAAGTAATGGCTCTTGTCGAGGCAATGCTAGCATCACAACAGGAGTGCAAGGGCATCGAGGCGGTCGTGATTCTGTACGCCAAAATCGAACCGTTCGCCATCGTTTTCAAGGGGATGATAGCGAGGGTTATAGTCGTGAACCAACAGTTCAAATTCAAAGTAATCCCCAAATTGATGTGTTTAATCCCGCAGATGACCGATAAGTTCAACAAACCGCAGAAAAAGTGAGTCTGGATTTTTGGCTCACTTTCTGGCTTCTTCGATACCAATGTTGATATGACTTCGGGAGGAGCAAATATAACTATATGTTTATTAAGTTAGAAGTTAGCAAGTTTGATGAGTAAC comes from Halothece sp. PCC 7418 and encodes:
- a CDS encoding efflux RND transporter periplasmic adaptor subunit; the encoded protein is MTNTLFINQLSQKKRLLGVTSLMILLAGGGIWGLNAVVKPNFAVSQTTEETETAKVAVETTTVGYETTRRDRVMTGTVTAQKSATLTTRVNGIIEQILVEEGDRVAKGDLIAKIDVRDIQAQTNQAQASLSQAQSAVNSARSAYLTAQSQENQAQAAVEEARGELREEEAELKDARLHQQRMSMLYKNGAVSKSRLDEANARLASSEARMEQIKANIQQAQSRVEQARSQMDQAQSSIEQAQAGVAQAKANLDQSSANLDYGNLRAPFDGVITKKQAHEGAMAGAMAGFGQPIVTVETVDNLEFKVPVPESLLGQVSVGERIGVKIDAIGREVGGEIKQIVPSADPKSRNFIVKIVLDEDKQVIPGMFGRISLSTREEGTLTIPESAVIERFGITGVYRVVNDQAQFTTVTLGSQQGDQIQIHSGLEAGDTIILNPSAEVKDGAIIAKK
- a CDS encoding type II toxin-antitoxin system HicA family toxin: MKRKQLVRELEKAGCILHRHRSKHDIYRNPVTGSKVPIPHHNEIKDSLCRLIRKQLNLEEDSLAIALHFLAMIAPSFTSADGFKIMVSPASSPE
- a CDS encoding type II toxin-antitoxin system HicB family antitoxin, with protein sequence MPQSFTLEYWHDDGWFVGRLRGIPGVFSQGETLEELEENIQDAYKLMIIDEEPAPAEVKTKELVLDV
- a CDS encoding DUF3365 domain-containing protein, translated to MIKFLSQLILSLLLAFSLILLPLQPAYAQPQAEQLADAVQEIEFLDSMRSSLASTLEGTDEKPTLETFKEVCKPVGMRAKQLSQEKPWDVKQVAEKYRNPAHAPTTREALALEKFANNPDLFGFWETTPEETFYYRRINVEATCLKCHGAKAERPDFVKQRYPEDKAYDFEVGDLRGMYRVVLPEIQQQIQAALQ
- a CDS encoding DUF3122 domain-containing protein, which gives rise to MMKIISNWKQLFLLTFTAILAVFLFLPNSAEASVRKTEEADGQILYQSRHQLQDNQQQSWQVVLFKREKGETETDVKLRLVGFPGKVEVTHPEPLVIETDRAAWQAEDLFAEKSPAPNVGQYNLNNIIPELSPQDSLVLKIPANDYKNLTLKVPGVIILEWKIVAGNNES
- a CDS encoding host attachment protein; the encoded protein is MDVHGSWFMVHGSLINNQQRTKNKEQRTTNKEQRTNNALKHYSLYNGDIESVCKVSIMVKYAVAVINGTQARFFTLDSTQLLAFESSPKLIEQEGLSDSTKELQGQELWANVKTGRNIGSNGQAHSYDDHRDNHQIEFGKKFANKIRNALLNLIKSYKAQKLVLVAEPQILGLMREVMTDNLWNQLTITEVAKDICYFNINEIHDYLAKKELLPPCKKVYPRSNF
- a CDS encoding DUF3122 domain-containing protein, producing MNYLVRRLVFSLTLIAVILGLNGIVSQPANAEISKLQEDENQVVYQSRQKLFDRYDQTWQAIAFKRIEGESANHFKIRLSGFPGATEIVHPHPLMITTPTGETFQAEDVSEEAFVDEAPAGNIGQYDFESIISELPTKLEVIFSLPTADEKEIQLAVSPLSIQEWKKLAAKES